GTATAGAGAATAAAAGGATTTTTGGTAAATATAGACAGCATATTAGTTATCAAATATGCTCGGCTGAAGCCACTAAGCTGAAAAGTAGGGCGGCCTAACTCCACATAAGGGTTCCAGGTTGATAACCAGCTATGATGGTTTCCGTTCAGATGTTGATTAATTTCTGGAATGTATACGGAACTCTGATCGGAAAATTTACGATTGGATATGTAGGTATTCTCAACTATTAAGTTACTACCTACTACTTCATAATTGTTATTGTGAGGAAATATGACTTCTCCCTTTAAAAAAACCGGCGTAAAGTAGAGAAGCTGAACAAAAATCAAAAGAATAAAAGATTGCTTATATTTCATAACCTAGCAGCTATTCTTTTCTCTGTAGGAGTTCATAGTTATCTGGAAGAGATTTAGTGCCAATGACCTCAAAGTCCTCTTGGAAGTGATTCCATAAAAGAGGATGAGTATTTTTGAAGCGTAGTTCATCTCGACCGTCTAAAGCAATATCACCTAAAATTATCCAGTTAACATTTTTCTTGCGAAGCTCCTCTATCATTGTTTTTTGCCTATCTTCCACTTCAGGAAAAAGTAAGTAAATATCCCAAATCGGGGACTTTCTTTGCACAATTGGATAAAAAGTTGGCCAGTGAGGCGCGATGAGCAATCCTTCGTTAGGCTGTATTAATTGATTATTAATTTTTATAACCGTATCGATTAAGTTAGCAGTTGCTACATCCATCCAAAGCGTATCGCCAGTAACGCTTCTTTGAACATACTGCTCTGGCGGAGCAGTTACCCTAAGGTAGTACGGGCTGACCAGACCTACACTAAGCAGTGTTGCAGCGAAAGTAATAGACAGCAGACCTGTATTAGCTTTTTTCTTAAAATTCCCTCGAAACATTGATGGAAGACACATTAATCCAATCAATAATGGATGAATAGCTTGAGCTAAATGTCCTAAGTCTGCGCGAGAAAAGGCATAGTGCATATACAGAAAGCTAACAAACGTAGATGCAATCAGTGGATGCTTTAGCCGAAGAGCATCACGCTTTGAAAGAAATAATTGGATAAGTATTAAAGTATTAAATAAAGGCAATATTAAGAAAAATATTCCTATAGAAAATGCATTGGCAGCCTGAATAAGATTCATTTCAGAATAATTGGGATACCAGACCCAGGGAACTGGTAGCGGTAAATTTGTTCCGCCTAAACGAAATAAAAATTTGATGCTGTCTACAAAGCTTTCAAAGAAACCAGGAACTACGAAAAGCATAAAAAACATGGGGGAGTAGCCCATAAGTATTCCACAACCCCAGGCTACAAAGCGTCTGAAAATATCATTTCTACCGAGCTTTGCCCAAGTGAAGAATATCAAAAGCAAAAAAGATAAGAATGCATACAGACCGTGATTACGCCCTAGAAAAGCTGCCAAGCCAACAAAAACTCCAGCGATAAAATGTCGAAGTAATGAAGGTCTTTCGAGGAGTAAAATACCAAAATACACGGCAGCCATTGCGATACTTGGCTCAAAAAGCTTGTGGCGCGGGAACATCCAGAGCAGTAGTAATAATCCTTCGATAGCCAGTAACCACCAAGATTGAGTTACTCGTTTGAGGGATAACAGTCCAAAAGCCAAACCTATAGTCTGGAAAATGGCTGTGGATATCCTCAAGGAAAGGATGCTATCATTGCCAAAAATTTTGAACCAAGCTGCACCCCAGTAATATCGACCTGGATCGTAAGACTGGAAGTCTCGAATAGGTACTTCGCCTAGAGCTGTATGTATGGTTCCATACCATAGGAAACCTTCGTCACCTAAGTTTATGCCGATATTGCTCTGAAGTATGAATGAGGTAGTAACTAGCGCGGCAGCGAGCAGGAAGACTTTGAGGAAAGCAGGGAGTCGCTGAAAGTAAAGCCAACTAACATTAGTTTTCATGGAAAAACTGCTTCACTGCCTTGGTAATTACTTGAATCTGCTGGTCGCTTAACTCATAAAATATCGGTAAACGGAGCAGCCGATTAGAAATATCGTCAGTCACATTCATATTGCCACAAACGCGACCATACCTTCTTCCGGCTGGGGAAGAGTGTAGGGGTACGTAATGAAATACAGCATTGATGCCACAAACCTTCAATTTTTCTATTAATGCAGTGCGGCTCTCTAAATCTGGTAGAAGCAAATAGTACATATGGGCATTGTGCTGGCATTCTGCCGGAATAATGGGACGGCGCACCGTACCTCGCTCTTCCAAGTCAGCAAACGCCTCGTCATATTGCTGCCAAATGTCCAGCCTTTTGCGGGTGATAGTATTGGCTGATTCTAGCTGCGCCCATAGAAATGCAGCATTGATTTCACTTGGCAAGTAAGATGAGCCAATATCCACCCAAGTATATTTGTCCACTAACCCCTGGAAGAATTGGCTGCGGTTGGTTCCCTTTTGCCAAATTATCTCAGCGCGATCGCATAATTCTGGGTCATTAACCAGCAATGCGCCCCCTTCACCACAAATTACATTCTTAGTTTCGTGAAAGCTAACAGCGGCTAAATGACCAATACTGCCTAGAGAGCGCCCTTTGTAAGCCGCGCCTATTCCTTGAGCTGCATCTTCTATTACTAGCAACTGGTGATGCTGGGCAATTTCCATAATTTTGTCCATTTCACAGCCAACACCAGCATAATGAACTGGAGCGATCGCTTTAGTTTTGGGAGTAATCGCTGCCTCTATTTTGGATTCATTAATATTTAGAGTATCTGGGCGAATATCGACAAACACTGGTACGCCACCCCGCAGCACAAAGGCATTCGCAGTCGAGACAAAGGTGTATGACGGCATAACCACCTCATCTCCTGGCTGGATCTCGGCAAGGATGGCTGCCATCTCTAGTGCTGCCGTACAGGAGTGGGTTAACAATGCTTTGTAGCAGCCAATTTCTGACTCTAACCAAGCATGACATTTTTTAGTAAATTCGCCATTTCCGGAAAGATGGGCGTTAGCGATCGCTTGCTGAAGGTACTCCTGCTCTCTACCAGTAGTAAATGGCTTATTGAAGGGAATGTTCACAAGACTCTCAACTGCGACTTGCTATCAAAAGCAAGGAGCCACCAGCAGGAAATGAGAAGCCAAGACGGATCATGGTCTTTTCCAAGTATAGAATGCTCTCTAAGATAGCATTCATCCAGCCACTAATCCTCAGCTCAGATGTAGCATCATAGTTTGGATTAGGTTTTCGCTGCTGCAAACGAGAGAGCGCCATTAAAGGTAGTAGCAGCGAAACAAAGGATGTCATTCTTACTACTGTGAATCCGGCACATTCCACTTTAGTTTTTAACTCTTGGGCGTGATACCGACGTACATGGTGAGCATAGTCATCAGCTTGGCTCCAGAGCCAACGATGCTGTGGAACAGTCAGCACAATACCGCCCCCTGGCTTAGTTGCTTGATACATTTGGGCTAAAACTTTTCCGTCTTCTTTGATATGTTCCAAAACATCAAAAGCACCAATGACATCAAATTCATTTGCAAAGGGGATTTTACAAGCATCCATCTGAAATAACTCTGCCTTAGATAGCCGCTGAGCAGCAAAATCCAAGCCTATGGTAAAGATTTCACTCCCCCACAAACGAAGTTTAGGAAATGCTTGCTCAATGCCCCACAAGACAAATCCAGTTCCACAGCCGATTTCCAAAAAGCTTTTAGCTTGGGGAAAATAGCGTTGCAAGGCCCAAATTATCAAACGGTTGCGGGAACGAAACCAAAAGTTCTCCGCTTCTAGGGTAGCAAGCTTAGTAAAAAACCTAGCCTCAAAGCCATCACTTGCTTCTGCCAGTTGAGGTGCGAATGCCACATAGCCATCTACCAGCTTTGGTGCATGACCACAAGAGGTACAAGTCCATCCCAATATCTCAAAGTGTTTGCCGCACATACCACACACCTTCATCCCTGACTTCCTATTACTATACCTGCAACGATTAAACCCATCCCTACAACTTTAGGCATTGTGATTGCATCGTGAAAGAAGATGGAACTGAGACTAAGTACTAAAACAAATGTGATGCTCGTGAAGGGATAGGCATAGCTGAGCGTAAACTTAGTCATAGCAGCCATCCATGAAACTGCTGCTAAAAAAGCACAGGCAAAGCTACTAATTATCCAAGGATTAGCTAGCAAGCGTAAAATAAACCACAGTTTTTCTGATGCTTCCACTGGAAATGAACCCGCAGCATTAACTTGCCACTTAATAATAATTTGACCATAAACTGTAAGCAGAATTGTCAGAAGAATATATAGGTGAGTCATTATACTTAACCAACTTTTTTTAAATGTGCTATTGTTTCTTTCTCTCTCTCCTGCAAACCCGAATACCCTGGTGCCAAATCGAAGGCATACTTACAATTTATGTAAAGCGTTAAATTTTGATTAAAGGTCAGACTTAAACTTGCAGTATTTACCGCTGATGTCCAAGCCGTGAATAGAGGCTTTTTTACCATTTCTCTGACGAATACATTAGCTCTGTAAAAACGGAGTTTAGCCAAGCCAGTAATGAAAGCATCCAATTCTGCAACTTTGTGAATTAGTTTCACCGTGGTATCTGACAATTTAGATAGTTCTCCCTTTTCAAATTTAGATGTCCTTGGAGAGCGCTGCCAACTCGCAGAATTGACAAGTACAGGTAATCATTTCTCAAATAGTCTAGTCTGTTTCCTTTGATGTCCATGAATGGAACAACACAAAGTATTTACTCTGTAAAATTTGTCTCAAATAATACAATGTGTGCTGACCCCATTTGTCAATCAGCTTTGTTGAAAACATTTACAGAGCCTTGGGCGAAAGTTTGGATGAAATAAATCCAATTCCAAAGAAAATTCCGCAGAGGTTAATATTTTTTTTCGAATGTAACAGGGCTTACATCGTTGAGAACGAAAGCTTTAAATTCAAAAAAAATTTATATGATAATTAATCAAATAAAATGACAACTAGCTTATACCTTTCAATTCTGCCATGAACTTTACTCAATTTTAGACTAAAATAGCCAATCCAAATCCAGACTTACCATATCCGTTACCATTGTATAACATATATTTTTCATCTTTATAATTAAAAACGAAGGGATACTCAACACTTTCAGAATCCCAGCCTGAAGTAGACACATTAAGGCAAAATTTTTCATCAAACCTTTCCCAGTGAATACCATCTAATGATTCTGCATAGCCAATCCGATAAGCAGTGCCCCGGTATGAATACCACATCTTATATATACCATTCTCTTTAATTACACAAGGTTTGGCTATGGCATATTCATCAGGAGATTTAAAGTTAAGCGCAATCGTCCCTTCTCTTATCCAATTAATACCATCTAATGACTCGGCATATTTGATTAAGTATGCCATGTCAGTCGGTTGGGAACCCCATTTTAGATTAGATCCATACCACATTTTCCAGACTTGACCATCCCGCATTACCCAAGGGTAGGATATAGAAAGCGGGTCAACTTCATTTCTATCGACAATTGGTGCTTTAGAAAATCGTTTAAACTCAGACTCTAGTGAATTGCTAATAGCTAAACCGATACTATTACGCCACGGAACCGTTACGCCCAGATTCCATCCAAGATAGTAGAGATATCTTTTTTCATCAAGGATAGTCAAGCATCCCATAGAAACACCGCTGTCATCAAAGGTGCCTATTTCCCCTGGCTGAACTACAGGTTGATTGGATATTTGTATGACTTGCTGGGGATTGTTAAGATTAATAATTATAAATCCAATACTCGATCTGTTTTTCCTATCCCTACAGCTGAAATATATTTTAAAAGTATCTTTTTCAAGATATTCTGCTACTGGGTTAGCTGCATGAGATATCATCCATTCATAATTATTATTGGGACAAAAAATTAGCCCTAGCTTTTTCCATTTCATTTCAAACTACCTATAAATTTCTTAATCGATTGCTCGGAACTTTGGATAACTCTGCTGCATCAGATGCGTAAACTCCATTTTCTTGAGTATCCTGAAGAATTAATGCTCCAGCGCCAATGACACATCCTTTTGCTACAGTGACATGATCTCTAATAGTGGCATTAACGCCTATAAAGCAGCTTTCACAAATTTTAACTCCACCTGAAATCACAACATGAGAAGTAATAAAACAGTTATCCTTTATCTCAGAATGATGTCCTATATGATTTCCACTCCAAACTGTGACGTTATTACCAATTTTTACAAAGGGTTGGATAGTAACGTCTTCTAAAATAAAACAATTATCACCAATTTGGGTGTCACCCCAATGTGTAGTTTTAGAACTAATGTAACTAATTAACTTATACCCTTTTTGCTTAGCTAAATTATATTTATTTGTCCTAACCGTATTAAGCTTTGCGTAACTAACAGCAATAAACATTTCATGGACTTCAGGCGAGTAATTTTGTTCAACTTCATCAAATGGAACAAGCGGTAGACCACAAAATTCACTTAACTTAAGGTATTCTCTATCTACCGTGAAAGCTACCACTTCATGATTGCTGTCATGGGTCAAATAAAAATGTGCCAGCTGTGCGATGTCTCCAGTACCAAAAATAACTATTTTACTCATTGTGCTTTTAATTGTTATTTTACTTTTATTAAAATTAAATTTTATTTTTTCTAACTATTAGAGTAAATTCATATAGTCCATAATCATGCAGTAAAGCTACATTTCTAGAAAATCTTTTTTTGCATAAATCAAAATAGAAGCATGGATCGGCGTAATATAAATGATCTTGCATATACTCTCTGTCGGAATAACTAGTTAAAATGTTAAATGCAAAACCAGATTGGCTGATAATATTGATACTATTCAAAGTTTCAATAATATATTCTTCCCACTCCTGATTGCTTCTATCCAGTTTTACATTAAAAATCCCGCTAGCAATCGTGTAATCGGAAACCAAAGAAAAATTATTATCCGAGGAAAAATAGCAATTAGGTTTATCGTGATACAATTCTCTTGCTTTGGCAATCATTGCTTCTGACAAGTCAAAGCCCCTATAGTTAAATTTGTAGCTTTTTTCAGCCATAAATGCAAATAAAGAACCGTATCCACATCCATAGTCATTGATAGAAAAATGAGCTGGTTGATTGCATAGCTTTAGCAGTTGCTCAAACCTTATTTGTTGAGACTCTAGAGAATTCCAATCTACACCTTGAGGTACAGAACCGTATATAGCTAGTTTTTCGGTGTAATAATATTTAACATCCTCTTTAATAGAATTAAATTTACTGTTCATGTTTTTCTAACCTCTGATACAATTGCCGAACTATTGTATAAGGTCTATTTTTAGTCTCAATAAATATTTTTGAAATATACATTCCAATTACACCCAAAAAGCATATTATGAGACCTCCTATAAACCATATAGAAACAATCAGAGATGTCCAACCTACAAGGGTAGTATTAAATAAAAGTTTACGCCTTACCAAGTCTAGAATAAAAATAGCAGATATCAATGCCATAAATAAACCTATATAAAAAATATAGATTAAAGGTTTATTGCTAAAAGATGTTACCGCATTTACTAAAATATTCATTTTTTTGCTAAAGCTATATGTAGTTTCTGATTTTGAATGTTTAACTACATACATAGGAACTTGTTCATATCCAGTAATGTGCCAAACTCCTGCTAAGAATACTTCTCTTTCCCTAAATCTTAATAAACTTTTAACATACTTTCTACTCATTAACCTTGCGGTAACAATATTTTGAGGTAAATCAACGTCGGCTAAATAGCTAAGGAGCCGATAAAAAAAAGCACCAGATAGCTGCTCAAAAATTCCCCCTTTTCTAATTTTTTGAACTCCATAAACCACATCACAGTTTCTATCTAATAATTGCTGATAGAACAGACTAAATAATTCAGGTTCCTCCTCTAGATCGCAATCAATTAGAAATATTTTTTCGCCTTTAGCATAAGACAAACCAGTCATCATTGCCTTGTGATGTCCAAAGTTACGAGACAAATCTACTACTCTGATTTTGGAATTCTCTTCGTAGATCGAAACAGCTACTTCTAAAGAATCATCAGGCGACCCGTCATTAACAAAGATAATCTCGTAATTATCAGTTACTTTCTCTACCTCCACCTTTATCCGCCTATAAAACTCCTTCAGGTAAGGAGAAGAGTAATACATAGTTGTAACTATGGAAATGTCCATGTCAAAAACTTTTCATGAATTTTTTTGCGTTTTCACCCTCATTTAATATTAAATCTATAATACTTACATAGTGATCGAAGGGAGGGAACAGTTGTTTATATTCAGGGTATCCTGTGTAATCATAAAATATTACTTCTACTCCCGCAGAATCGAAAATTTCTATATTGAGATAATCATGCGCTGCTGGACCAGAGATGTATTGCGAAGCACCAGCTTGTTGACATAGACTGAGCAATCTCTCTGATTTACCTTCTAATAATTGATAATTTGAAGACCATGTAATTTTAGTTTCTATTTCTAATAAATTACAAATTTTTATAATAAAAAAATGATTGATATCACTCAATTTTGACATTTGTGCCTTTAAATACATATTTTTAAACCTGTCAATGTATTTATCAAAACATTTAGCTTTGCTGTAGTTATGAAAAAGGGACTTTAAATGTTTTTGATTCCAACTTGATTCTGAGATATTTGTTTCGTTGATTTTTTGAAAGTATTTTCCTTTAACCTCAACAGGAATAGTCAACCATTCTGTGCCTTTAGGAGTTTTAATTTTATTTCGATTTCTCCAATCTCTTCGAGTATATTGCATATCATCATACAAAATAAATTCATCTACACTATTGATTAAGTCAAAGTAACCTTTCCAAGGAATATAGTTTGACTGAACAATAGCTACCTTTTTGCCCATGTTACTTTTTTGCTAGAGGAACACTATAAACTTCTGCCATCTCAGCCTGAATCGGGAGTTTATTTAGAATTTTTCAACTACACTCTATTTCCACTAGTCACTTGCAGTGCCAGCACTGCATCAGATTATGGGCACTATAAGTGCTGTCTAACACTAAATAACATACTAAAGATAATAGAATCCGAGTTATTATACAAAACTGCTGAACACTATGCATCACAGCATAAGCGGTGTAACCTTGGAATGACCCGGCTATAGGCATGGCTGGCTTTTGAGCGCACCGCAAGTGTGATTTGCCAAAAATCAATCTGGTCAACCCCTCAAAACCGCTGAAGTATTTCCATGACTCGCATCCTCCTAATCGGCTGTACAGGGCAGGTTGGTAAAGAATTGCAACAAACCCTCGCCCCCTACCAGGAGATAGTTGCTGTTGGACGCCCTACTGTAGACCTCTCCCAGCCAGATATCCTTCGTCAAATAATTGGGGAAGTCCAGCCCCAGATTATCATCAATGCAGCTGCTTATACGGCTGTAGACAAAGCTGAGAGTGAACCGGAACTGGCAAAAGGTGTCAATGCGATCGCGCCCAGCATTCTTGCCCAGGAAGCCCAAAAACAGGGATCTTTCCTGATTCACATCTCTACCGATTATGTTTTCGATGGTAGCCAGAGTCACCCCTACGGGGAAACTGACGCCACTAACCCCGTTAGCGTCTACGGTGAATCTAAACTCGCTGGGGAAGAAGCCATTCGGGAAACCTGCACCCAACACCTGATTTTCAGAACTGCATGGGTATATGGCACTCACGGCAAAAGTAATTTTGTCAAAACCATGCTGCGATTGGGTGGAGAGCAAGAGGAAGTCCGCGTCGTTGCCGATCAAATTGGTAGCCCGACTTGGGCAAAAGATTTAGCACAAGCGATCGCCCAACTCATTCCCCATCTGACACCAGAAATCGCCGGAACCTACCACTACACCAATAGCGGTGTCGCCAGCTGGTATGACTTTGCTGTTGCCATCTTTGAAGAAGCCAAACACGTGGGGTTCCCCTTAAAAGTCCAGCGCATCATCCCCATTACTACTGCTGAATATCCCACTCCCGCACATCGTCCCGCCTATTCTGTCCTTTCGTGTGGGAAAATATCTGCGGTTATGGGAACTTATCCCCCCCACTGGCGACAGGGATTGCGGCAGATGTTACTGGAGTACATAGGCGATGAAAGCTTTAATTCTCTCCGGCGGTAAAGGCACGAGGCTGCGTCCTCTCACCTATACGGGGGCAAAACAACTCGTGCCCGTCGCGAACAAACCCATCCTCTGGTACGGCATCGAACGCATCGTTGCCGCAGGCATTACCGACATTGGTATTATTATCAGTCCCGAAACCGGCGCAGAAGTTCAAGCCAAAACTGGCGATGGCGATCGCTTCGGTGCCAGAATTACGTACATTCTCCAGGAACAGCCAGCAGGACTTGCCCACGCCGTCCAAATTGCCCAACCTTTCTTGGAAGATGCACCCTTCATCATGTACCTGGGCGATAACCTGATCCAGAACAATTTAGATCCATTTCTGGACACCTTCAAAGCCCAAAACTTGGACGCGATGATTCTCTTGCGTCCAGTGGCTAATCCCAGCGCCTTTGGTGTCGCCAAAGTGGATGAGAAGGGACGAGTATTGTATCTGGTGGAAAAACCCCAAGTTCCTCCCTCCAATCTTGCCTTGGTAGGGATTTACTTTTTCAACTACAGCATCCATCACGCCATTGCTTGTATCCACCCATCTAAGCGAGGCGAACTGGAAATTACAGATGCCATTCAATGCTTGATTGACCAGCAAAAAAACGTAGAAGCCTGTCAATTAGATGGCTGGTGGCTGGATACTGGAAAAAAAGACGATCTTTTGTCAGCCAATCAAATTATTCTAGATAGTTATCTCGTTGGTTCAGTTCAAGGTCAGCTGGATGACCAAACTCAAATCATTGGACGAGTGGAAATTGGTGAAGGGTCAAAAGTTGTTAACAGTACCATTCGGGGTCCTGCGATTATCGGTCGAGATTGCCACATCGAAAACTGCTTTATTGGCCCCTATAGTAGCATTGGTGATTGCAGCATCCTAATCGACGCCGATCTTGAGCATAGTGTTATCTTACAGGGCGCTCAAGTGGTGGGAATTCATCAGCGAATTGTAGATAGTCTAATTGGGCAACGCGCCCAGCTAACCGCGGCCCACCGCCGACCCAAGGCCCTGCGTTTTATGATTGGTGATGATTGCCACGTTGAACTAACGTGATCTATTTCGTTACAGTTAACTATTATTCAACAGATTTGGTTACTCAACTCATTAGATCGTTTCCGGAGGATAGCGAGGTTCCCTATCAGGTTGTTATTGTCAATAACTCTTTAGATGATGCTTCAATTGAGCAAGTCAAAACGGATAGTATTCTGATTCTTCAAGCAAAAACTAATCTAGGATTTGGCAAAGGCTGTAACTTAGGTTTAAATTGGATTTATGAGCAAGATAATGAAGCAATCGTCTGGATTATCAACCCGGACAGCTATCTTCTAGAAAAGACTCTAGAACAAGTGCCAGCCTTTTTTAAGACTTATCCAGAACTTTCTATTGTTGGCACTTTTATCTATACACCGGCAGGAGAAGTTTGGTTTGGTGGAGGACGCTTTATTCCTGAAACTGGAACAATTCTCTCTGAAAACCTGTTGTTGACGCATCCAAAATTAGCTTATATGCCCTGCGATTGGGTTTCGGGATGTAGTCTGCTGGTCAATTTCCGAAAGTTTCCCAGTTGTCCTGAGTTTGACCCGGCTTACTTTCTTTATTATGAAGATTTTGATTTTTGTAGACGCTATTCCCTACAGGGGCATTTAATCGGTATTACCTCTCTGATTCGCGTCGGACATCAACCATCTTCGATTACAAACAGAAACATTTTTAATAAAATCAAGCACAGTACCTATAGCTACTTGTTAACCTTGGAAAAATATGCAAGTTTAACAGTGCGATCGCTACGGTTTCTCCGTCTTATTTTCCATGCGTTTATGTTACTTGTAGTAAAACCGTCGGTCGCCCTTGGTAAACTTTACGGCGTCTTCCTCTATTTAAAAAAGCGATACTAACCTTGCTGTCTCCACTCCTAGTCAATCTTTCCTTCATTTTTTCCCAACCGACTGGCATCAGCACCTATGCCATAAATCTTTTTCCGCACCTCCAGCCTCTCGAACCAACCTTACTGACAGCCCAAAATTTTCCCAACTATCGCTGCTATCCAGTTCCGTCGGATCTAACCCCCGCACAAGGGTCAAAAGGGCATTTTCGCCGTCTGCTGTGGACGCAGCGGCAGTTGCCCGAAATTTACAAAAAATTGAATTCTAGTTTAATATTTTCCCCAGTTCCTGAAGCGCCGTTGTATGCGGGTTGCCGTTCAGTGGTAATGGTTCACGATCTCATCCCGCTGCGGTTTCCTAAACGCTTTTCTCCCCTAACGCCCTACTTCCGCTACTATATTCCCCAGGTTTTAGCGCAAGCTGAGCATATTATTTGTAACTCTAGCTCCACCGCTCAGGATATTATTGATTTTTTCCACATTCCAGAAGATAAAATTACGCCAATTCATTTGGCTTATGACGTCAATCATTTTCGGTTTCTAGATATTCCTAGAAGCAATTATTTCCTCTACATTGGTCGCCAAGATCCCTACAAAAATATTGCTCGGTTAATTGACGCATTCGCTACTTTACCAAGTTGCCGTGACAATGAATTATGGATAGCTGGATCTGGGGATAAGCGTTATACGCCTGTGTTGATGGCGCAGGTGGAACAGCTAAATATAAAGAATCAAGTAAAATTTCTAGATTACGTTTCCTACGAGGAATTGCCGACGCTAATCAATCAAGCGATCGCTCTTGTCTTCCCTAGCCTCTGGGAGGGCTTTGGACTGCCCGTTTTAGAAGCAATGGCGTGTGGCACCCCCGTGATTACTTCCAACCTCTCCTCGCTGCCAGAAGTCGCGGGTGACGCCGCCCTTTTAGTCAATCCCTACAACGTGGGAGAAATTGCCGATGCGATGCAGGCAGTGGTGACGGATTCAGGATGGCGATCGCGTCTTCGTCAAGCTAGTCTTGCTAGAGCCAGTCAATTTAGCTGGACAAAA
This Coleofasciculus sp. FACHB-T130 DNA region includes the following protein-coding sequences:
- a CDS encoding glycosyltransferase, whose amino-acid sequence is MIYFVTVNYYSTDLVTQLIRSFPEDSEVPYQVVIVNNSLDDASIEQVKTDSILILQAKTNLGFGKGCNLGLNWIYEQDNEAIVWIINPDSYLLEKTLEQVPAFFKTYPELSIVGTFIYTPAGEVWFGGGRFIPETGTILSENLLLTHPKLAYMPCDWVSGCSLLVNFRKFPSCPEFDPAYFLYYEDFDFCRRYSLQGHLIGITSLIRVGHQPSSITNRNIFNKIKHSTYSYLLTLEKYASLTVRSLRFLRLIFHAFMLLVVKPSVALGKLYGVFLYLKKRY
- a CDS encoding glycosyltransferase family 1 protein — its product is MLSPLLVNLSFIFSQPTGISTYAINLFPHLQPLEPTLLTAQNFPNYRCYPVPSDLTPAQGSKGHFRRLLWTQRQLPEIYKKLNSSLIFSPVPEAPLYAGCRSVVMVHDLIPLRFPKRFSPLTPYFRYYIPQVLAQAEHIICNSSSTAQDIIDFFHIPEDKITPIHLAYDVNHFRFLDIPRSNYFLYIGRQDPYKNIARLIDAFATLPSCRDNELWIAGSGDKRYTPVLMAQVEQLNIKNQVKFLDYVSYEELPTLINQAIALVFPSLWEGFGLPVLEAMACGTPVITSNLSSLPEVAGDAALLVNPYNVGEIADAMQAVVTDSGWRSRLRQASLARASQFSWTKTGQATAQVLQRYL